One genomic region from Pyrinomonadaceae bacterium encodes:
- a CDS encoding Gfo/Idh/MocA family oxidoreductase has translation MLRTAVIGVGHLGTQHARIHATLAAEGLCEFAAVCDLDEKRAQQVATERNTQSTADWRTLIGRVEAVSLSVPTEAHSEIACELLNAGIHVLVEKPISRTLEEADRMIASAHAGKAVLQVGHAERFNPALVALRPHVRNPVYFEIHRVGEFTARSLDIDVVLDLMIHDLDIVQWLVGEAVEVTELHAVGIPILTDKVDAANARLEFATGAVANITASRVGTEKIRKMRFFQPRDYIAVDYVTNHASISGLAPSAGGAWPGVQTRVLEVNNIEPLRAEIESFLTAAETATRPIVSGEDGRRALALALRTLAQISDHTVRTGVHAFFSHP, from the coding sequence ATGCTTCGCACGGCAGTCATCGGCGTTGGACATCTTGGCACGCAGCACGCGCGCATTCACGCAACGCTGGCGGCGGAAGGTCTCTGCGAGTTCGCCGCGGTTTGTGATCTCGACGAGAAACGAGCACAGCAGGTCGCGACAGAGCGCAACACTCAATCGACAGCAGACTGGCGCACCCTGATCGGAAGAGTTGAGGCCGTCAGCCTTTCTGTACCCACTGAAGCGCACTCTGAAATCGCTTGCGAGCTGCTCAATGCAGGCATTCACGTCCTGGTTGAGAAACCGATCTCACGCACGCTTGAAGAAGCCGACCGCATGATCGCGTCGGCGCACGCAGGAAAAGCCGTGCTGCAAGTCGGACACGCCGAACGCTTCAACCCGGCATTGGTGGCGCTGCGCCCGCATGTGCGCAATCCCGTCTATTTCGAAATCCATCGCGTCGGTGAATTCACGGCGCGCTCACTCGACATCGATGTGGTGCTCGACTTGATGATTCACGATCTGGACATCGTTCAATGGCTGGTCGGGGAAGCCGTCGAAGTCACCGAGCTGCATGCTGTCGGAATTCCGATCCTGACGGACAAGGTTGACGCCGCTAACGCGCGGCTGGAATTCGCGACCGGCGCCGTCGCCAATATCACCGCGTCGCGCGTCGGCACTGAAAAAATTCGCAAGATGCGCTTCTTCCAACCGCGGGATTACATCGCGGTCGACTATGTCACGAATCACGCTTCGATCAGCGGATTGGCGCCCTCAGCCGGGGGCGCGTGGCCCGGGGTGCAAACCAGAGTCCTGGAAGTAAACAACATCGAGCCGTTGCGCGCTGAGATTGAATCATTCCTGACTGCCGCTGAGACCGCGACGCGACCAATCGTATCAGGCGAAGATGGCCGGCGCGCTTTGGCCCTGGCGCTACGCACCTTAGCGCAGATAAGCGACCACACAGTTCGAACGGGCGTTCATGCATTCTTCAGCCATCCCTAA
- a CDS encoding glycosyltransferase family 39 protein, protein MPTSKLAKHGWKILFLSLGAIYLYGLGSLPLVGPDEPRYAQVAREMFQRGDFITPTLGGVPWFEKPPLLYWMMMANYRVFGISEFAARLGPAICGLLTAAFVFWAGKNITRLNDADEDVVKNRANLGHWTAFVFLTSLGTIVFSRGASFDIVLTMTLTGALCCFFVWQVRNTQERDTRGWLLAGFYPFIGLSLLAKGLVGIVLPFGIIILYFLVCRALPSRRLVFSLLWGIPIAIAVAAVWYGPMIYRHGWTFIDQFIVQHHFARFVSNKYRHPQPFYFYVPVVAALVLPWTMVLIATLAASPRWRWRAVNVIDRTRIFALAWFIVPTLFFSLSGSKIPGYVLPVLPAAALLIAERITFVVKAGLGQRLIQLTGGMLLLLTVVGAWSATRALGMSSVWVIAGTVPVLVSASVALFAPRRRVLNFLLFGLISVVVSAMALQPARAIANRESVRELMRMAEARGHGGAPVFYLLCDDRTAEFYAGGRLAYQPNGEPIRFDGAQELPPAIRAKGSVALVLVETRWEKQLSNYSGVESEKVGSNGWVTLFVVRPR, encoded by the coding sequence TTGCCAACTTCAAAACTTGCCAAGCACGGTTGGAAGATCCTTTTCCTGAGTCTCGGCGCTATCTATCTTTATGGGTTAGGTTCGCTTCCTCTCGTCGGACCAGATGAGCCTCGTTATGCTCAAGTCGCGCGCGAGATGTTTCAGCGCGGCGATTTCATCACACCGACACTCGGTGGCGTGCCATGGTTTGAGAAGCCGCCACTGCTTTACTGGATGATGATGGCGAACTATCGCGTGTTCGGCATCAGCGAGTTCGCCGCTCGTCTGGGGCCGGCTATATGCGGCTTATTGACCGCCGCTTTTGTTTTCTGGGCCGGTAAGAACATCACAAGGTTGAACGATGCCGACGAAGACGTCGTGAAAAACCGCGCGAATCTTGGGCATTGGACCGCGTTCGTTTTCCTTACCAGCCTCGGCACAATTGTCTTCTCACGCGGCGCGAGTTTCGACATTGTGTTAACGATGACGCTGACGGGCGCGCTTTGCTGCTTCTTTGTTTGGCAGGTACGAAATACTCAGGAACGTGACACACGAGGGTGGCTGCTCGCCGGCTTCTATCCGTTCATCGGTCTTTCGCTACTCGCAAAAGGTCTCGTGGGAATTGTGCTGCCGTTCGGCATCATCATCCTGTATTTCCTGGTATGCCGAGCGTTGCCGAGCAGACGTTTGGTGTTCAGCCTGTTATGGGGAATTCCAATCGCCATCGCCGTGGCTGCCGTATGGTACGGGCCGATGATTTACCGGCATGGTTGGACGTTCATCGATCAATTCATCGTTCAGCATCACTTCGCGCGCTTCGTTTCGAATAAGTACCGTCATCCCCAACCGTTTTACTTCTACGTGCCGGTCGTAGCTGCGCTGGTTCTGCCTTGGACGATGGTCTTGATCGCCACGCTTGCGGCGTCGCCGCGCTGGCGATGGCGCGCAGTGAACGTAATTGATCGCACGCGAATCTTTGCGCTGGCGTGGTTCATTGTTCCAACTCTCTTCTTTTCCTTGTCCGGATCAAAAATTCCCGGATACGTGCTGCCGGTATTGCCGGCGGCGGCGCTATTGATAGCAGAACGAATTACCTTTGTGGTTAAAGCTGGACTCGGCCAGCGTCTGATTCAATTGACCGGCGGCATGCTTCTTCTATTAACCGTCGTGGGCGCTTGGTCGGCCACGCGCGCTTTGGGCATGTCGAGTGTGTGGGTGATTGCCGGCACCGTGCCCGTGCTTGTAAGCGCATCAGTAGCGTTGTTCGCGCCGCGGCGGCGAGTCCTGAATTTCCTGCTCTTCGGTTTGATTTCCGTAGTTGTGAGCGCGATGGCTTTGCAACCGGCGCGCGCGATTGCGAACCGAGAGTCGGTGCGCGAATTGATGCGAATGGCTGAAGCGCGCGGCCATGGCGGCGCTCCTGTGTTCTATCTTTTGTGTGACGATCGAACCGCCGAGTTCTATGCGGGCGGCCGTCTGGCTTACCAACCAAACGGCGAACCGATTCGATTTGATGGAGCGCAGGAGCTTCCTCCCGCGATCCGAGCGAAAGGCAGCGTTGCGCTCGTCCTGGTTGAAACGCGTTGGGAGAAGCAGTTGTCGAACTACTCCGGAGTTGAATCGGAAAAGGTTGGCAGCAACGGCTGGGTCACTCTGTTTGTGGTTCGGCCGCGGTAA
- a CDS encoding molybdenum cofactor guanylyltransferase, translating to MFDVQGFILVGGASRRMGQDKAQLRLGAQTILERIAAELSPVTSSVTLVGSPEAYAGHSLPTVPDVYEKWGALGGIHAALSAAKTDWIIVIACDLPFVKRDLFEWLKSFVADSIDSIVPMQADGRPQPVCALYRRETCLPEIERLISAGEHTPRALLANVRTRYVEFSELGDLRGAENYFLNLNTPGDLERARWLVEIGDSL from the coding sequence ATGTTCGATGTCCAAGGGTTCATTCTGGTTGGCGGCGCCTCTCGACGAATGGGCCAAGACAAGGCGCAATTGCGGCTCGGGGCTCAGACCATCCTCGAGCGGATAGCCGCTGAGTTGTCTCCGGTCACCTCTTCTGTGACGCTGGTCGGAAGCCCCGAGGCCTATGCCGGGCATTCCCTGCCAACTGTTCCCGATGTCTACGAAAAGTGGGGAGCACTGGGCGGAATCCACGCGGCACTGTCAGCGGCAAAGACTGATTGGATTATCGTGATCGCGTGTGACTTGCCGTTCGTCAAGCGAGATCTCTTCGAATGGTTAAAGAGCTTTGTAGCGGACTCCATTGATTCGATCGTTCCGATGCAGGCCGACGGTCGTCCCCAACCCGTGTGCGCCCTTTACCGTCGCGAAACCTGTCTGCCGGAGATTGAGAGGCTGATCAGCGCCGGCGAACATACTCCTCGGGCCCTGCTGGCAAATGTCAGGACCCGATATGTAGAGTTTTCTGAACTGGGTGATTTACGGGGCGCGGAAAACTACTTCCTAAATTTGAACACGCCGGGAGATTTGGAACGCGCGAGATGGCTTGTGGAAATCGGTGACTCGCTGTAA